A part of Limibacillus halophilus genomic DNA contains:
- a CDS encoding LacI family DNA-binding transcriptional regulator, which yields MNKPTVHDIAKESGVSLATVDRVLNERPGVREVTIAKVLAAVERLGYVRDTYAANLARKRQYHLAFVLPEGPSQFVDTLTAALREAYGSQVADRILLEIVYVATHDPHQIVRSLQALNTSELDGVAIMAPETPQVRDAIARLKGDGLAVVALVSDLPNSTRDYFVGVNSVAAGRTAGLLMGRFIAESGEILVVTNSIRSRDSLERRLGFGDVMASEFPHLTVLPSVESFDDRRRMEDVVGQVVLSRPNIVGVYSMGSGNRPLLSALRKSGRLGGLVVIAHELTETTRQALQDDEIAAVINQNVGHLARSAIRVLRALCDSVAIFEAQERVRIEVVLRENLP from the coding sequence ATGAACAAGCCTACCGTCCATGACATAGCCAAAGAGTCGGGGGTGAGTTTGGCAACGGTCGATCGTGTGCTGAATGAGCGCCCCGGTGTCCGCGAGGTGACGATCGCCAAAGTCTTGGCGGCGGTGGAACGTCTTGGGTATGTACGAGACACCTATGCCGCGAACCTCGCGCGCAAGCGACAGTATCATCTCGCGTTTGTTTTACCCGAGGGGCCTAGTCAGTTCGTCGACACCTTGACGGCAGCTTTGCGCGAGGCCTATGGGTCGCAAGTTGCGGACAGAATTCTTCTGGAGATCGTCTACGTAGCCACCCACGATCCCCACCAAATTGTGCGCTCCCTCCAGGCCTTGAATACTTCGGAGCTGGATGGTGTCGCCATTATGGCGCCGGAAACACCGCAAGTGCGTGATGCGATCGCACGACTCAAGGGTGACGGGCTCGCCGTAGTCGCGCTGGTTTCTGACCTGCCCAACTCGACCCGGGACTACTTCGTCGGGGTTAACAGTGTGGCCGCTGGGCGTACGGCTGGATTACTGATGGGCCGATTCATAGCGGAAAGCGGGGAAATCCTGGTGGTTACCAATTCCATACGTTCCCGGGACAGCTTGGAGCGAAGGCTGGGTTTCGGCGATGTCATGGCCAGCGAGTTTCCCCACCTCACCGTGTTGCCCTCTGTAGAATCCTTCGACGACCGCCGTCGCATGGAAGACGTGGTGGGACAGGTCGTGCTCTCACGGCCCAACATCGTTGGCGTCTATTCCATGGGTTCCGGAAACCGACCGCTCCTCAGTGCATTGCGCAAAAGCGGTCGCCTCGGTGGTCTGGTCGTCATCGCCCATGAACTGACGGAAACCACACGTCAGGCTCTACAAGATGATGAGATTGCTGCCGTCATCAACCAGAACGTCGGGCATCTCGCACGCAGTGCAATACGGGTACTCCGCGCCCTATGCGATAGCGTGGCGATCTTCGAAGCCCAAGAGCGCGTCCGGATAGAGGTCGTCCTCCGCGAAAACCTCCCCTGA